In the genome of Deinococcus seoulensis, one region contains:
- a CDS encoding DUF4097 family beta strand repeat-containing protein has protein sequence MTTVPPSRPLLPVLARMAAGLLLAGGGALLAWQNVTLHPTPGMSVLDTPLSVPLDGPLPLDLAQSAALTFSGDLVDVTLRALPPGSALAVQGRVHHRARNPVQADVTRQGRALSAALTLRVQPLGQRGVIVTGPEPVQHTAALTLSRDVPFTLGSRTTYGDTTADLSALRVRFLTLRSDSGRQTLTLPARPAGPLSVVTRSGQVSVTAPPGSAPDALRVNTASGNQTLDLAAMRTQTLGVGTESGDVRLTLPTVTGRATLTTDSGNLTVTATPSTRGNLDIRTQRGDVTLRVPPALKVRVRFTDRDSLSWPRGAPAPLAPDLDVFVDAPRANFTLTPLEDTP, from the coding sequence GTGACGACCGTTCCGCCCTCGCGGCCGCTGCTGCCGGTGCTGGCGCGCATGGCGGCCGGACTGCTGCTGGCCGGGGGGGGCGCGTTGCTGGCGTGGCAGAACGTCACGCTGCACCCCACGCCCGGCATGAGCGTGCTGGACACGCCCCTGAGCGTTCCGCTGGACGGGCCGCTGCCACTGGACCTCGCGCAGAGCGCCGCCCTGACCTTCAGCGGCGACCTGGTGGACGTGACCCTGCGCGCACTGCCGCCGGGCAGCGCCCTGGCCGTGCAGGGCCGCGTGCATCACCGCGCCCGGAACCCCGTGCAGGCCGACGTGACCCGCCAGGGCCGCGCCCTGAGCGCCGCGCTGACCCTGCGTGTGCAGCCGCTCGGGCAGCGCGGCGTGATCGTCACCGGGCCGGAACCCGTGCAGCACACCGCCGCGCTGACCCTGTCGCGCGACGTGCCGTTCACGCTGGGGAGCCGCACCACGTACGGCGACACGACCGCCGACCTGAGTGCGCTGCGGGTGCGGTTCCTGACGCTGCGCAGCGACAGTGGCCGTCAGACCCTCACGCTGCCTGCCCGTCCTGCCGGGCCGCTGAGCGTCGTGACCCGCAGCGGGCAGGTCAGCGTGACCGCTCCGCCCGGTTCGGCGCCGGACGCGCTGCGCGTGAACACCGCCAGCGGCAACCAGACCCTGGACCTGGCTGCCATGCGGACCCAGACGCTGGGCGTGGGGACCGAGAGCGGCGACGTGCGCCTCACGCTGCCGACCGTCACGGGCCGCGCCACCCTGACCACCGACAGCGGCAACCTGACCGTGACCGCCACGCCCAGCACGCGCGGCAACCTGGACATCCGCACCCAGCGGGGCGACGTGACCCTGCGCGTGCCGCCCGCCCTGAAGGTCCGGGTGCGGTTCACGGACCGTGATTCGCTGTCCTGGCCGCGCGGCGCGCCCGCCCCCCTCGCCCCGGACCTCGACGTGTTCGTGGACGCTCCACGCGCGAATTTCACCCTGACCCCCCTGGAGGACACCCCATGA